The Gossypium arboreum isolate Shixiya-1 chromosome 2, ASM2569848v2, whole genome shotgun sequence region tAAATTGTGGAAAATTTATTTAAACCAgcttccgagttttgaaactcgagatatgattttaaggcgacggtgacgcagctttTCCAAACTGGCCcgtaaatgccaaattggtcggtactttaagaggatttgtctcgttaagtTCTCGTGTCCCATACACccatgatggtctcgggtttggggtgttacaatttaattggtatcgagcctgTGTTCGGCCCATAATTTACTcgctatttaattctacttctactatttttagtgatttttcatctcATCTCATCGCCGCTGTCCGCAATAAGCcatcgcagagactatgccaatttcatgaatttttcctggccttaatcatccatcatacatgacacaaattatggccaccttatcaaaatttgagtttctaagactcgtggctataggttctagcatcccactcgacgaccacataggccattttcacatggcttaaagtttacaacccacaattcgacaaaatataatagcctatacatgccaaatgttcttcaacaacaaaaacaataccacaagatttcagccggtgtgatgacttcaacgacggttccgagcacgcaacaacacgagtccaagagacctaaaatgggtgataagaaaacaccgaatgagtttacaactcaagaagtcataagcattcatcaatccaccgataaagttactactacatgtacaacaaatgaggctaggtactcgcccatatcgaatctatactaTAATACCCTGACCTTTCGTCCAATCtgcactaattcatacatccacatttcatattctacacaacaagataatcaagcatttttacacattaactcattttctagcacaaccatacaatttcaatcatcacatagatttaaggcttaccaaattcaaccccaagcatgaacgtattctctattcacatgagctcgaggtacttacccgatccgctgtccatactcaattcaatggagacacacctccatatatatagagtacgcacacacaaggcttactactcgatttcgcacacttagtgccacgtaatttaagcccgcacacacaaagtgccatacctccgagctcgcacacccaaaggtcagatttttccaaattttgcacacttagtgccatatatttcaaagacgcacacttagtgccgatctcacacTGCACACACGtgttgcccaagacacttagtgccgaagcaaactttctacacatttcactatttcttttacattcaacaaatgtcatcactccatacacatacattttcatttatatatatatatcatcccattaaacacaattgcataaattttacaatcatttaagcaatatcaaatacgtgcttaatgacttacctcgtgttgggtaaaatagttccaagtcggctactcgatgaccttcgcctttcccttgcttgattctccttctttaactccttgagcttaatcaataaatcactagtttaaccatcttgctaaacattcataattcaactacacatgcatatgcatgcttgtatattcgcaactattcttactaatcgcccatttggtcgattatacacctaaccgaatatgcaccaaaaacttgattcaacattacctacatactcactttaatggccgaatatatctatatatgtacaatgtcaactaacatcttttaatcacctaatttcatctcatgaacatttaatcaaattttcccaatctagcatatattttcacatccatttgtaacatcatgtacaaacacatatgcacatatatcaaaacacaaattttacctatcatgcaacaagcataaatcgtgacttatgagcatgccatggccgaatacatcccacaccatcccctttcaatttttggtcatggttaaacaaagaaaactccatgtcttactcaagaatgctaaaagaaatttcaagagtagtcaatccatcattacatgtatcatcaacaagcttcacatttagcatgcaatggctttaacacaatatcaaccttggccaaataccatttccatggcataacaaggatttgaaccatgggctaacatgaacatcaagttagcaactaaaacatgcatgaatctcatgacacaacctcaaacataccttaatcttgacacaagtatgaccaaatctccttctagttctcttctaaaccaagcatgaagcaaaaatccttcctttttcccttagtattttcagccaagatttgagaatggatgaacaaattttttcctttctttttcctctactcacggcaacaaaagggggggcatccatgctcattttttttcatttctttatttttttctacataatccactaactaaacatgttggaaacatgttcccttgcccatattcttgtcatggccggccactcttccctttttttataaattgacatgcaaaaccactcttttgcatgcatgtactattagaccattgtaagattagcctatcacctttcaacaatgtttcatacaagtccattttaataaattcacatagaaatgatcaaattaatgcatgaaactttcacacatgcatttactaacatcataaacatagaatataacttttaattacttataagactcagtttagtggtcccgaaaccactttccgactagggtcaaattagggatgtcacaaagctctccctagatccaatcctagacatgcatatatccgttgccacaccttaaccctttgtcTTGTCCAcgatcgcaatatattaattaagtcttatgtagttatcatatactaggcccaaaaccccttacaatgcccaaacaaattcacatacctgtatctagcCCATtcagcccaatcatattcatatggcccattaggcccaaatcacctgaatatagcccattaggcccaaatcacatttatatggcccgttaggcctagTCAcatttatattcatgctcacatacaaattcctatcacatagcatcaatattcagtttttgcctattatgggcccactAGCCCATCAGGcctatttagcccattctggcccatatggccaaatcacaacccaagtccacagaaTCGCCCGGGGGTCTTAGGCAACCTATTGGTCtctcccttacgagtgttcgcgcactcacaagactaccgtagccaaactttcagcttttcggcatttcggcttttgccgattcatagtgtgtgtgcagtatatgtacacacctggtaagcaagcgtgtcatgattcccttagtcaccaacctaaaatgatatcacccttccattaatcgtatgtctaatccatattctacccaaaaatcgaaacctcaccttaaccttaccttgaacactaATGCTTAAAAGCTTTCCTTGATCGcgtactccctagatctgcattaatcttactcattaaaactaGAAATATAGATAAATCATATcaaacacaagtccccttaccttaactatgaacattcggctaccttagccaataagagaggaatacttaccgaaaccgcaaacacctaaagatcaatttcggcagagagctaagatccgagatctaatactaattccctaccacagttgatcAAAAACAGTGACAAAAGAATAGCGTAATAGATTCTTAGCAAAATCGATTGGAAgaacaaacacttacactagattcgatcAAAGAGTATTTGGCCCTTAGAAAATTCGACttccaaacttagtatggtgaataaggtatatttggcacaaattaaagaagaagagtagaagaagaaatcggctaagtgaaacaaagaaaattgtgtaaaGAAGAATAAAAATCgacagaaagaaaagaaagaaaaacgaaagggttttcaactttttggatcttgaagcgAAAAGGGTTTTCGGTAGCAAGGTGAAAAAAAGATTCTGGCGTTAGCCTGATAGCcttgcattcggcacctatttataacccttatggctgaattcctcaagcccaagttcccatttcagctccacttgctcctcacttctcatctcttcatttttctccctgataaccccttgatcattTCCTAAAATTTCTCTTCTgatcactccccttggagtccatcttcacgccacttccaaccttatAGAAGGCAAAAAATAATCTTCTAAAAATAccaagctaggattcgaaccttggatctccttgctagccactaacgccacctccctacactctaactGGCGTCACtaagccactcctccacaaggcatTTTGATGCcatatttccctttttttttaaggcccaactacttgccaaccctgattcttttaataattaaattaaaattcctccaccaccaaacttgaacccaaaacttctccaacatacctcgacacttcaaattccttaaacccttaaagccaatatgtcttttgttattttcttgctcacttaaaaattttatgtgataaatgccaaattatacatatttttaccccaaacacttagtatatttatggatgtttattactagatttgtggattttggtgctcttaatctgtttatttcatgttttgtactcaggagaacaccaagagtcaaaaggagccaaaaacgagcaaaaaaggGGACAAAACGAACCTAATCGATAAGATGACAcgacctaagccttgccacacgggcagctcacacgcccatgtcttttgAAGGTTTCGACCAAGGCTTTcaagattcacacggcctggccgttgacccacacgtccgtgtgcaatttaacggatcgaacacggcctggcaatcacatcacacggccgtggcacacgggcgtgtccctttttcaagaagCTGTATTTTACAcaaaaaaggatacttagggaggaagaaaaccgatccaaagcctatataaacaccccaagtatgacttagaaaggggGCCTCCCTCCAAAACTTTTCTAGAGTATAAAACGACACGCCggaaattacttgaaggaagctagacgatccatcccaaaagccagagctactccaagactgaagatctctcttagaattccttcaggggttttagagttttctttatgttttgttattttcgtacttttgagatgtactcttattttattatgaactaaaccccttaatacctaagggggttgaaacctatgatggatcttattattattatctgaactgtatgataaatacttgatttgttcttaattatgtgttcttaatgctcgagttaatattctgggtattgattcatgatttgatgtgcttatgcaaagGAGctaaagtccctgtctaagagtagatttggcataattaagcggagttcattgaacgcctagaaatagggttacgagattttgccagattagggtgaaacctaatatgggagtccatagattgaTTTActacttccctaggggttttaattaagaaagagatttcaattaattcaactgagggttagacattattagtcttgaaagaGATAATGATATAGGTTACGGAGTCTcacagatcaagtcaagtgaataaatcgtctggttcagagtcagataacaagtgaaatctaaggGGATTCCTctttgggtgtcgtctttatcaattacttttcttcaagtctttttccaaattttctctttgctttagtttaattagttaattagtttagttaattagtttaataaacaacccctctttatttctaggttaaataataaaaagataggtattactagtacttttggttaccttgggtacgatatcccagtcttgccattactatactattgttcgatacgTGCGCttaccttttcgtcgtgataatagctATTCTatgtttgatcttcattataaatatttattacttgttacgaatcacgcaatCATTATGAAACCTAAAGCCtaaagcccaattcatctaggcccaaaatttgggctgttacattATCCCAGTCAGGACAGACTTTTCTCTGTAGAAGTTGGCCAAGCTCTATATTTCTGAAATAGTGAGGTTGCATGGGGTACCCatctcagttttggaagaaacttcatgaggctttgggtttaTAGTTagactttagtacggctttccatcctcagacagatggttagtcggagagggtgatttagatactggaggacatgttgagaggCTGTATTATTGATTTACGAGGCatttgggaggagtacttgccattagcagagttcgcttacaataatagctaccagtctagtatACAGTTGGCACCTTACTAGGTACTGTATGGGCGTAGCACTCCCTTATGCTGgattgagttgggtgagcgacgtaTTCTAGGTCCAGAGGtggtttctgagactgaggaAAAGGTCCGTTTGATTCGAGATGGACTGAAAGCGGCTTCTGATAaacaaaagtcttatgcagatctgaagcgtcAAGAGATAGAATATTTCGTGGGAGACCTCGTTTTCCTTAAGGTCTCGCTATGAAAGAAGATTCTAAGGTATGGTTgtaagggcaagctaagccctagatTTTTTGGGATGTATTGTATTTTGAAGTGAGTGGGGCCagtcgcttatcagttggagctatcTCTAGAGCTAGaccggattcatgatgtgttccatgtttcGATGTTGAAACGTTATCACTCTGATCCCACGCACATTGTTCCTATGGAGGTGATAAAAGTTTGGCCAGGTCTATCATTTGAGAAGGAGCCAGTGCAGATATTGGATCACGACATAAAGGTTTTAAGGAGGAAGTCTATTCCCCTAGTGAAATTGTTATGGCGTAATCATAGGAtagaggaggctacttgggagctgGAGGATTCGATGCgttagcagtatcctcatctattcttatcaggtaaaattttgaggctaaaattttcttttacgGGGGTAAAgttgagttgtaacgccccaaattttcgtAAATTCTAGATTTTGTAATTCAGTAGTGCAAAAATATTTGTATACATTTTTGGTAAACTATGACACAATTCTGTatatgcttcagtggttaagtgtactgggtgtgtgtgtgaggtcccaagtttaagcctttgttttgggaaaattttaattaatggtAAGTTTATAAtagaatgggcctgttggtctagTGGATAAGTGGAATGTTGGTGTGAAGGAGATCCTGTGTTCAAGTCTTTGCTTAGGCAAGGGATTTTTTTTGCTGCCGACGGGTGGTAGGAATTTGAATTAACCGGGTTTCTGAGTAGTTTGGTGATAGTGGGATTAGTGGAGTGATTTGGGAGATTAGGAATTTGTCTCTCTCCCCAAACTCTCTGATGCCGTTCTTCCTCTTTTCTGcattctccatttttcttttcccTATTGCTGCTGAAATCCTTATTATCTCTCCTTTAATCCATCCTTTTCTTGTGAATCTACATCTTTGTGGGCACTCGTGCGAGTTTAATaagttttctcttttcttttctatcatgAAGCTCATAACAATTGATTAGTAATCTAGTTCTTTTGTTAATAATGGCATAAGAGGAGGCCTTGATCAGTGATTTCCGTATCCCTTGTGTTAGTAACTCTAATGAAAGATTT contains the following coding sequences:
- the LOC108466392 gene encoding uncharacterized protein LOC108466392, whose product is MPYSIILDELSEGPEVVSETEEKVRLIRDGLKAASDKQKSYADLKRQEIEYFVGDLVFLKLELSLELDRIHDVFHVSMLKRYHSDPTHIVPMEVIKVWPGLSFEKEPVQILDHDIKVLRRKSIPLVKLLWRNHRIEEATWELEDSMR